The window TTTACCGAAAACTCGTAATATCTATACCATCTACTATATAAATTTGAATAATTGCTGTTTGATGAGTTTCAATTATTGTTCTACCGAATACTTTCCACTGCTGCCTTCTGCTTTTCCATTTCTTTTTTCTCACGAGAATAAACCCAAAGCGACAAAAGTCCAAATATTATCAGGGCATAAGCTATCCATTTACCAACCTTTTCAATAAATTTAATGGCAACCGACTTTTCATAGGACGAAAAGCCCTCAGCTCCCATTGGACCACGCCTGTAAAACTTTCTCCGGTTGATCCAATAACGAAGTCCCAAGCCTGCAAACACAAATATTATCCCAATAACCAATGATGCAACCATATCCTCACATTTTTAATTTCACAACTATGAATTTAAGAAATATTGATGAGCCAGTAAAATACTCCTAATCATATTGCTTTAAATATAAAACGGCTTACCAATCAGATAAGCCGTTTTTATGAACTGACATACTACTTTTAATCACTACTGTTAAACTGAAAGCTCAATTGCTTTTCGTTTCCGAAGCTGTCCGAAATCCAAACCTCAAAGGATTGTGATACGGCAGATGTTGACGTATAGTACAATCTAAACTGCTCTGTCGGTAAAGGGTATAAATCGTTCGGCAGATATGGCGGTTCATCGTAGTATTGCAACGTTCCTTGTCCGTCAAACTGAAAGTAACGGAAAAAATACTGCGTGTTGCTGTAATTGCCTTTACGCTGTATGGTAATGCGTATTTCAACCGTTTGCCCGTTGGCTACATCTTTTGGAACAGGCATCACGTTTACCTCAAAAGGGAAATCGTTCTGTATTTCGAGTTCATCATCTTTGCTACAAGATACCAAAGAAACCGAAGCTGTGAGGATTGCCAGCATTACATATATCGGCAGTAATCCTATTCTGAATTTATTGAATATTCCTATCATTGTTTTAAGTTTTAAAAATTAAACCTTAATCCCACACCTGCAGACGGTCGGAACTGTTGTAAATCCGTACCCCATAAAACCTTTGTACGCCCTTGCAGGACTAACACAAAACGGTCTGACAGGTACGTTTCAAAAGTGAGGCGACCACCTGCTCCGTATATAAAATTATCCTCGCTCAAAATCTTTGCTCCGTCATATAACATTGTTTCGCCACGATTGATACTTTCATAACCGACTACGCCTGTTATCCCGAAGTTCAGTGTGATATTCTTACGAACATCACCCAGAAGGAAGAAGCTGTAACCACCCTCGGCAGTATAAGTTTCCTGCTGTATACGGAGGTCTTTATAATCGTGGTATTGGTGTGTGTATTCCAACGCCCAAAGCTGGTAATTTCCATTTTTTCCGTTCACGGTCATTCCGATGTTGAGGTAATAATCATTACCGATTTTATCATCGGATAATACGCCTGCACTTATTTCCAATCCTTTCTGTTTTGGAAGCATTCTTTGTGCCTGTGTAGCAGTGATGGCCATAAAGATGAGCATCACGGTATAGATATACTTTTTCATAAAATTGCTTTAAAAGGTTATTAAAATTTCAGGTGCATATCATTAACCAAACGAGCCTTGATTAAATCGGAATTTTCTATCTGGAGTGTCTGATGCCTGCCCCCGTTTTTTTCGAAAATCTCAATCAGCAGTACTTTGTCATCGGCAATCGTAAATTGATCTAACAGGAACACGTTTTGTTCGGTCGATTTACCGCCAATCTCCTCCAATGGCTTGTAAGTGCGTAACGGTATCAGCGGGCGTTCCTGTACTACGGTACGTTTGGCTATCTTTTTATCCACTACTTTGAAATTGATAAAATCAATCTGAAACGGCACATTGGTACGGTTTCTCAATTCCGTATGGAAATAGTATTTGCCGTTATGTATGTAAATGCCTTTAAGAATAAACTGTATACCGAAACTCTTAGCCCCGATATGTTTTACAATGCGTTTGTCTTTTTTGTAAATGGTTTCCAAAAGCAAACCCGCCAATGATGGCGAATTGTTGCCCAATTCCTCAAAAAGCACATCGTTTCCGTTAGCTTTATCAACTGCTTTTTGCATTGTAAGTAGGTCATAGCTCAACACTTCGGGATAGGAACTGTAATACACATTGAAACTGTAAAAACGTCCGTCATTAGTAATCACAGAAAAATTGGTTTCAGCTTCAAAATCCCTTACCGTTGCTTTTACACGCAACACGTTTTCCGCATCTTCCGCTTTCCCTGCAATCAGGTATTCGCTTCCCAAATCCACGTAACGGATAGCGGTCGGGAAAATCAGGTGTGAAGTCTTATCATAGGTAACTTCCATTTTATACGGTTCTATCTTGCCCAACGCAAGCGGAGTTTTTGCCTTTGTACTGTCCTGTGCATAAGATTGTACGGCAAGGCCGAGTATCAGGGCGATTGCCCAAAAGGTTTTAAAATGATTTTTCATTATTTTATTTATTTGAGTTCAACATTATTTTTTAGGTACAAGAAAAACCTGATGTCCTGCTTTCAGCGTAACTTTTGGGGTTCTTACCTTTTTGGCGAAATAGCCCGAAATTCCCTGTACCACTCCTTTGCTTAAATCTGCGGCAACCTGTTGTCCGGCATTCTGTGTGAGCATTACGCTCGTTCCACCTGTCTGGCTCATATTGCCTGCCATTTCGGTAAGGGCATTCATTTCGGGTGAATACGGAACATACAAGCCTTGCTGCCCGTCCAAATCGTAAATGGTTATATCTACCGGGATGATATTGCCCTCCATTTCTATCGAGGTAATTTTTAGTTGTAATCTCCCACCTTGAAATTTGGCATTAGCCGTTACAATCGTTCCTTTTGGAATGGTATGTTGTGGTGTTTGGGCAGGCTCTAACAATCGTAAACGCACACCCGTTTCGCCAACTACTGTTTGAGCATCGTGTACACAGGCTTTGATACTGTTTTTCGGTTGTATCACCTGCTCAACAGAACCGGCGGTATAAAAACCTCGGTTCTTTGTTTGGCTCCAATCGGCTAAAAAAGCACTGTCCGTAGGCTCACGGTACAGGGCTGATACGGCATTCTTTCTTGCAGGCGTAAACGATACAAAATGCTCTTTTTGGTTAGTGCCAGCAGCACTAAAAGCATCCGGAACAGCACCATTAGCAGGTGTTACATTTTCGGTATTCGTATTTTTCGGAAGATACTTTGCTGCCATTTCATAGGATTTCTCCATTAGTTTAAGTTGGTCATCTACGGTAGCAACGGGTGGCACATCTTTTTCAGCCAGCTTTTCTTTCATTTCGTCCAATTGCCTGCGGAGTTCCATTGTTTCCGAATTGTTGTCCTGATAAAAAGAACCTAATGTGCTTTGCGCATTACGGTAACTGTTTACTGCCGGATTACCGTTCCTGCCCGAATTTCTGCCGCCGCCATAGCTGTTGCTTTGGTCTTCTTCAGGAAGTTGTTCATCAACTGGCTCTTCTTTGTCTTCGGTATTCCAATAATCAGAAAGCGTAGTTAAAGCATTACGCTTTTCCTGGTCTTTGCTTTCCAGCATTTCCTGCTCATACGCCTTGCCTTTGTCGGCAGGCATTCCGGCTCCCGTAGCTTCTGGTACTGCATCGTTCAGCCCGATGTTTTCAATCGCTTTTTTATCTTCGGACGGTTTAAATATGAGGTACATACAACCCACGAATACAATCGCCATCAAACCAAAGATTAGGGGCTTTTTGAGCTTCTCCTTATTATTCTGTGTGCCGTCTTGCAGCACATCAGCGGTTGCTGTCGGGTTCCCTTCCGTTACCCGAACAACCGATTTTTTGTTCTCATTTTCTTTCATAAATCTTATTTTTTAGAATTGTTGATAATGTGTCCTGTAATCTTGCAGGGCTTTCACTTTTTTTGAGGACAGGGTTTTCGATATGCTCAATGATTATATCGTTACCGGATTTTGAGGTATCATACATTACTTTGCCAATCACCGCCATGGTAAGCAGCAGGTAACCTACAAAGAAGTACAGCGTATATTGGTACTGTTTGCGTAGGGACAATGCCCGCCAGCGTTCGTCCAGCTTGTCAAAATATCTGTCCATAATTGCTCTTAATTTTTTCATACCGTTTTCTGTTTTAGAGCTTGAAACGCTTAGGGCTTTTACCTGCCTTTTGTTTTAGTTCATCATTGACCAAAGCGACTACCTCAGCCGCTTTGGGTGCAGATATTACAGACAGGTTTGTCAGTTCCGATTTTTTCAGCAGTTGCCCAAATTGGTCTTTCCTTGCCACCTCCATTTTATTGAGAGAGAATTTCCCGTTCAGGTATTTTACCCACATACTACATTCGAC is drawn from Chryseobacterium muglaense and contains these coding sequences:
- a CDS encoding nitrogen regulatory IIA protein; this encodes MKKLRAIMDRYFDKLDERWRALSLRKQYQYTLYFFVGYLLLTMAVIGKVMYDTSKSGNDIIIEHIENPVLKKSESPARLQDTLSTILKNKIYERK
- the traN gene encoding conjugative transposon protein TraN, whose protein sequence is MKNHFKTFWAIALILGLAVQSYAQDSTKAKTPLALGKIEPYKMEVTYDKTSHLIFPTAIRYVDLGSEYLIAGKAEDAENVLRVKATVRDFEAETNFSVITNDGRFYSFNVYYSSYPEVLSYDLLTMQKAVDKANGNDVLFEELGNNSPSLAGLLLETIYKKDKRIVKHIGAKSFGIQFILKGIYIHNGKYYFHTELRNRTNVPFQIDFINFKVVDKKIAKRTVVQERPLIPLRTYKPLEEIGGKSTEQNVFLLDQFTIADDKVLLIEIFEKNGGRHQTLQIENSDLIKARLVNDMHLKF
- the traM gene encoding conjugative transposon protein TraM produces the protein MKENENKKSVVRVTEGNPTATADVLQDGTQNNKEKLKKPLIFGLMAIVFVGCMYLIFKPSEDKKAIENIGLNDAVPEATGAGMPADKGKAYEQEMLESKDQEKRNALTTLSDYWNTEDKEEPVDEQLPEEDQSNSYGGGRNSGRNGNPAVNSYRNAQSTLGSFYQDNNSETMELRRQLDEMKEKLAEKDVPPVATVDDQLKLMEKSYEMAAKYLPKNTNTENVTPANGAVPDAFSAAGTNQKEHFVSFTPARKNAVSALYREPTDSAFLADWSQTKNRGFYTAGSVEQVIQPKNSIKACVHDAQTVVGETGVRLRLLEPAQTPQHTIPKGTIVTANAKFQGGRLQLKITSIEMEGNIIPVDITIYDLDGQQGLYVPYSPEMNALTEMAGNMSQTGGTSVMLTQNAGQQVAADLSKGVVQGISGYFAKKVRTPKVTLKAGHQVFLVPKK
- a CDS encoding DUF3872 domain-containing protein, producing MIGIFNKFRIGLLPIYVMLAILTASVSLVSCSKDDELEIQNDFPFEVNVMPVPKDVANGQTVEIRITIQRKGNYSNTQYFFRYFQFDGQGTLQYYDEPPYLPNDLYPLPTEQFRLYYTSTSAVSQSFEVWISDSFGNEKQLSFQFNSSD
- a CDS encoding conjugal transfer protein TraO, whose amino-acid sequence is MKKYIYTVMLIFMAITATQAQRMLPKQKGLEISAGVLSDDKIGNDYYLNIGMTVNGKNGNYQLWALEYTHQYHDYKDLRIQQETYTAEGGYSFFLLGDVRKNITLNFGITGVVGYESINRGETMLYDGAKILSEDNFIYGAGGRLTFETYLSDRFVLVLQGRTKVLWGTDLQQFRPSAGVGLRFNF
- a CDS encoding molybdenum ABC transporter permease, which encodes MVASLVIGIIFVFAGLGLRYWINRRKFYRRGPMGAEGFSSYEKSVAIKFIEKVGKWIAYALIIFGLLSLWVYSREKKEMEKQKAAVESIR